In a single window of the Ancylobacter polymorphus genome:
- a CDS encoding homoserine kinase produces MAVYTDVSPEELEAFLATYDIGRLRAFKGIAEGVENSNYLLQTEAGSFILTLYEKRVNPADLPFFVGLMEHLATRGIDCPQPVRNREGVALGRLAGRPALIATFLVGTSVRRPGVAHCAALGAALAGLHKAGADFTAFHRANALSVAGWRPLYEQAGERADTVAPGLSALIADELAVLEARWPTGLPGGVIHADLFPDNVFFTDGRLSGLIDFYFGCNDLLAYDVAICLNAWCFEPDGAFNQTKGRALLAAYQAERPLGSDEIAALPLLARGAALRFLLTRLVDWLNVPPGALVRPHDPLEYLRKLRFHRSVTSPRDYGVLEGDAA; encoded by the coding sequence ATGGCCGTTTACACCGACGTTTCCCCGGAAGAGCTCGAAGCCTTCCTCGCCACCTATGACATCGGCCGCCTGCGGGCCTTCAAGGGCATCGCCGAAGGGGTGGAGAATTCCAACTATCTGCTGCAGACCGAAGCGGGCAGCTTCATCCTCACGCTTTATGAGAAGCGGGTGAACCCGGCGGACCTGCCCTTCTTCGTCGGGCTGATGGAGCATCTGGCGACGCGCGGCATCGACTGCCCGCAGCCGGTGCGCAACCGCGAGGGCGTGGCGCTCGGCCGGCTGGCGGGACGGCCGGCGCTGATCGCCACATTCCTCGTCGGCACCTCGGTGCGCCGTCCCGGCGTCGCCCATTGCGCCGCGCTCGGCGCCGCCTTGGCCGGGCTGCACAAGGCCGGCGCCGACTTCACCGCCTTCCACCGCGCCAATGCGCTCTCGGTCGCCGGCTGGCGTCCGCTCTACGAGCAGGCGGGCGAGCGGGCGGACACCGTGGCGCCGGGGCTCTCCGCCCTCATCGCCGATGAACTCGCCGTGCTGGAAGCGCGCTGGCCGACCGGCCTGCCCGGCGGCGTCATCCATGCCGATCTGTTCCCGGACAATGTGTTCTTCACCGACGGGCGGCTGTCGGGGCTGATCGACTTCTATTTCGGCTGCAACGACCTTCTCGCCTATGACGTCGCCATCTGCCTCAACGCCTGGTGCTTCGAGCCGGACGGCGCCTTCAACCAGACCAAGGGTCGCGCCCTGCTCGCCGCCTATCAGGCCGAGCGGCCGCTCGGGTCTGACGAGATCGCCGCCTTGCCGCTGCTGGCGCGCGGCGCCGCGCTGCGCTTCCTGCTTACCCGCCTGGTCGACTGGCTGAACGTGCCGCCCGGCGCGCTGGTGCGCCCGCACGACCCGCTGGAATATCTGCGCAAGCTGCGCTTTCACCGCTCGGTGACCAGCCCGCGCGACTATGGCGTGCTGGAAGGCGACGCCGCGTGA
- the ispH gene encoding 4-hydroxy-3-methylbut-2-enyl diphosphate reductase, translated as MTAEKPVLRVLLCAPRGFCAGVVRAIDAVERALEMYGPPVYVRHEIVHNKYVVEGLKAKGAVFVEELDEVPAGTAAPVIFSAHGVARSVPEDAARRNFFAIDATCPLVTKVHREATVHYKRGREVVLIGHAGHPEVIGTMGQLPEGAVSLVETAEQARLFQPRDPGNLAFTTQTTLSIDDTAEIVAILRERFPAMVAPHKEDICYATTNRQEAVKRVAPEVDAMIVVGAPNSSNSQRLREAAERAGCRHAALVQRASEIDWERFGAITSLGVSAGASAPEVLVEEILDAFAERYTLAVETVHNAHEDVFFPLPRQLRSDAAE; from the coding sequence ATGACCGCCGAAAAACCTGTTCTCCGCGTCCTACTCTGTGCCCCGCGCGGTTTCTGCGCCGGGGTGGTGCGCGCCATCGACGCGGTGGAGCGGGCGCTGGAGATGTACGGCCCGCCGGTCTATGTGCGCCACGAGATCGTGCACAACAAATATGTGGTGGAAGGGCTCAAGGCGAAGGGCGCGGTCTTTGTCGAGGAGCTCGACGAAGTGCCCGCCGGCACCGCCGCCCCGGTCATTTTCTCCGCCCATGGCGTCGCCCGCTCGGTGCCCGAGGATGCCGCCCGGCGCAACTTCTTCGCCATCGACGCGACTTGCCCGCTGGTGACCAAGGTGCACCGCGAGGCCACCGTCCATTACAAGCGCGGCCGCGAGGTCGTGCTCATCGGCCATGCCGGCCACCCCGAGGTGATCGGCACCATGGGCCAGCTGCCCGAGGGCGCGGTGTCGCTGGTGGAGACCGCCGAGCAGGCGCGGCTGTTTCAGCCCCGCGACCCCGGCAATCTCGCCTTCACCACCCAGACCACGCTCTCCATCGACGACACCGCCGAGATCGTCGCCATATTGCGCGAGCGCTTCCCCGCCATGGTGGCGCCGCACAAGGAAGACATCTGCTACGCCACCACCAACCGGCAGGAAGCGGTCAAGCGCGTCGCGCCCGAGGTGGACGCGATGATCGTCGTCGGCGCCCCCAACTCGTCCAACTCCCAGCGCCTGAGAGAGGCCGCCGAGCGCGCCGGCTGCCGCCACGCGGCACTGGTGCAGCGGGCGAGCGAGATCGACTGGGAGCGCTTCGGCGCCATCACCTCGCTCGGCGTCAGCGCCGGCGCCTCCGCCCCGGAAGTGCTGGTCGAGGAAATCCTCGACGCCTTCGCCGAACGCTACACGCTGGCGGTGGAGACGGTGCACAACGCCCATGAGGACGTATTCTTCCCGCTGCCCCGGCAGCTCCGCTCCGATGCTGCCGAATAG
- a CDS encoding YceI family protein, translating to MKPVRLLTAATLLLTAVTGAFAQEAAREMPGTDDVSRISGGTYTVDPDHTQIVWTVDHMGITPLAGMFGASAGTLVLDPSKPDEAKLEVTIPMAGLRVTSEEFATHLASPDLFDTAKFPTATFKSSKITVEGSDATIEGELTLHGVTKPVTMDVSFFGAGINPMTKVENIGFTGTTEIKRSDFGLGYGVPAISDEVALDIVAAFIKQP from the coding sequence ATGAAGCCTGTTCGACTTCTCACCGCCGCCACCCTCCTCCTCACCGCCGTCACCGGCGCCTTCGCGCAGGAAGCCGCGCGCGAAATGCCGGGCACGGACGACGTGTCCCGCATCAGCGGCGGCACTTACACCGTCGATCCCGACCACACCCAGATCGTCTGGACGGTCGACCACATGGGCATCACGCCGCTCGCCGGCATGTTCGGCGCTTCCGCCGGCACGCTGGTGCTCGATCCCAGCAAGCCGGACGAGGCGAAGCTGGAAGTCACCATCCCGATGGCGGGGCTGCGCGTCACCTCGGAAGAGTTCGCCACCCATCTCGCCAGCCCGGACCTCTTCGACACGGCGAAATTCCCCACCGCGACCTTCAAATCCTCGAAGATCACGGTCGAGGGCAGCGACGCCACCATCGAGGGCGAGCTGACGCTGCACGGCGTGACCAAGCCGGTCACCATGGATGTCAGCTTCTTCGGTGCCGGCATCAACCCGATGACCAAGGTGGAGAATATCGGTTTCACCGGCACCACCGAGATCAAGCGCAGCGATTTCGGCCTCGGCTATGGCGTGCCGGCCATCTCCGACGAGGTGGCGCTCGATATCGTCGCCGCCTTCATCAAGCAGCCCTGA